In Mycobacterium sp. Aquia_213, the sequence AGATCCGCGGTAGTCATCGTGGTGCCCGGCTGCAGAAAATCCAGCCCGTACTGGCCGCCCGCCACGTCGACAAGGGTGGCGATCAGGCCGCCCTGCAGCGCCCCAGAAGTGTTGACCACGTTCGGACTAACCGGCATCGTCATCGCGAATTCGCCGTTGCGCGAGCCCGCGCGCAAGCCAATTGCGGCGAACAACTCCGCCAGTGAGGGCGGGCCCGTTTCGTCGTCGGTGTCCCGGATGCCCAACGCGCGGCTGCAGAAGTCGTAAAGCTGGCCGGCGTCGACCGGCGACCCGTTCAATTCGGCGCCCAGCCAGTGCAGCCGCTGCGCCCCCATCATCGTCTGCATCACGATCGCGGCCGACTCCCCGGTACCCAGACCCGGGCTGAACACTCCCTCGGTGATGCCTTGCCCCACGATGTCGCGGATCAGTTGGTACAACGGGGACAGCACGCGGGCGTATTCGCGGGGACGGGTATCGGCGAGGTGCTGGTTATAGAGACCCAATGCCCGGTTGAGGCTGTCCTGGGTGCTGGATTCCGGTTGCTGGCTGATGCGGTCGATCAACAGCTTCAGCGCGGCCGTGCTGTCCAGTCCGGCGGCTTCGGCGCGCCAGGTCAGCACCGATTGCGAGATCGTCCGGTCGAATAGCGCGAGCAGCAGTTCGTCCTTGCTGCTGAAGTGCTGGTAAAAGGCGCGCAGCGAGGTCTTGGAGCGGGCGACGACCTCCTGCACGGTGAAGTCGGTGCGCCCGGTCTCGCGCAGGATCTCCACGGCCGTCTTGATGAAGCGGTCGCCGCGCGTCACTTCGGCGTCATCGCTGGGGGCGGTCATGTGCGCTATGTCCCCTTCCCGTGGCGCACCGCGTGCGCTTTGAGAATGAGGTTACCGCGCGTGACGAGATCTCTGCGAAGCTAGCCCTGCGGTAGCTCGTCGGGGGTTTCGGGCCCTGTCTCGAGCTCGGCCTCTGGCTCGGTCTCCGGGGACCGCTTCTTGAGTTTGCTGGCGAGTACCGCGACGCCGCCGGCGGCGAGCAGCAGGGGCCATTCGACGACGGCGATCAGCCCGACTGCCGCGGCGACGACCGCGGTCCGGGGGCGGATGTGGCCCTCTCGCATACCGGTGCGAATGTCTCTCGTCGTAACAACGACGCCCTCGGCGATCGCGGTCCCGATCTGGCTAACTGTTGAAACCGTTTGGTCGGCAACCGAGTTCGCTGATTTGGTGGCTCGTTCAATGATTGTCACTGTGCCCTCCCAAGATTCGAATTGTTGTGCGCGTGGCCAATAATTTGTCGTCCGTTTGCTTTTCGGATTCTCTAAGTCGCGCTCCTAGATCCTCTTAGTCAATACGGTGTAGCACGCACGTACTACTTCGACGAGTCTGCTGCGTGAATCTGCAATGTCCAAGCTAATTATCGCGAGAGGGCGTAACGCACAACTATGGTCATCGAGCCGATCGTCTCGGGGCTTCGTATGGTGGTCGCAGGCGGCGCTGCCGCGGCAGCTGAGTTGCTGGGTGGGGACCGTCCCCGCCGCCGCTGGTCCGGCAATGGCCGCGGGTGGATCGAGCTGCGCATCCCCGAGGAGGACCGCTCGTCTGAGTACGCGACCGTCCTGGAGCGGACGATAGGCAGCACCACCGGCGTCACCCGCACCCAGGTGAACTGGCCGTTGTCCCGCCTGATCGTCGACATCGACGAAAACGGGCCGACCGTCGACGATTTGGCCCTGATGGTGGAGGCGATCGAGCGGGCCTTCACCCAGAAAGCCGCTCGCAACGAGCCATCCGACGAGTTCGCGCCGCAGCCTCCGGTCCGGCTGCCGGTGATCGACATCCCCGGAGACGGCGCGGAGGTCGTCAACCGGATGAGCCTGCTTGGGGCCAAGGCGGTATCGCTGGGTGTCACGACGTTCCTGCAAGTGACGCGGATGCCCAGGTTGCCGCGCGCCTTCGCCGCCGCGACCACCTTTGCCGAGGCGCAGCCCGATGTACGCCGGGTGTTCGAACGGGCCCTTGGCCGTGGGCGCGCCGACGCACTGCTCGCGTTGGGCACCGCCGTCACCCAGTCGCTCGGCCACACCCCGTCGGTGATCGCCGCCGACATGTGCCTTCGGAGCCTGCGCCTCATAGAAGCGCTGTCGGCCGTTGAGGCCTGGAATGAGCACGAACCTCAGCTGGCGCTCAGCGCCGAAGCCGAGCCGCACCCGGAGACGCGGCGGCCGCGGCCCGTGCCGGACACGGCGTCGGAAAACTACGCCCGCGCAGCAACCGCGGCGGGCCTGGCCGGGGCAATCGCCCTCACCGTCAGCGGCGGGGCCGCGCTGGCGAGCGAGGCGGTCATCGTCGCCGCACCGCGGGCGCTCAACTACGCCCGCGAGTCGTTCGCCACGACGTTCTGCGCCGGGCTGAACCGCTACCACCACACCCTGGTGATGCGACCCGACGCGATCCGGCGCCTGGATGGTGTCGACGTGCTGATCGTCGACCCCGCGGTGCTGGTCGGTGAAACCCTGCGCGTGGCCGAGATCAGCGGCGTCGACGGCGAACTCCGCACCAAGGTGTGGCAGTGCGCCCAAACGGATGTCAACGACGGTCTGCTCGATGCGGGCGTCCACACCGGGTGCTCGCTGTCACCCGCGCATCAGTTGCCGGAGCTGCACGACCTCGAGGTCGTGGTGGCGCGCAATGCGGATCCCTACGCCGAACCACTCATGGCCGCGGCGCGCGGCGCCGATCTCAAGCTCGTGTCGGTGGATCGGGCCGATGCCGGGCATCTGCGCGGCACATTCGACGAACTGCTGCCCGTCGACGACGGCGACGTGGATCTGACCATCTACGGTGCGGTCCGGCAATTGCAGGCCGACGGAAAAATCGTCGCCGTGGTGGGGCGTGACCTTCGGCGTGCCTTCGCCGCCGCGGACCTTGGGCTGGCGGTCTGGCCGGCCGGTCGGGGGGCGCCCGCGTGGATGGCCGACGTCCTGATGCCGGACCTCAAGGTCGCGTGCCGGATCATCGACGCCATCCCCGCGGCCAAGTCGGCCGCACGGCGAGGCGTCGAGTTGGCCGCTGCTGGGACCCTGCTGGGCTCGCTGACGCTGTTGCCGGGTGTTCGGGCGGCGGGCGTGCGCCCCAGCATCGCGGCCGCTGCCATCGCGCTCATTCCCGGATACGTGATCGGGCGAGGGGTGGCCATGCAGCCCGATCCGGCCGCGGCCGCGGACACCGAATGGCACGCGCTGGACGCCGACCAGGCGCAGGCACAGATTCGGGCCCTGTGGCCCGAGCTCGCCAACCCCGTCCCCGTCGCCGCCCAGGTTCCCCAGACGCGGATGCAGGCGTTGGCCGCCGGCTTCGCCGACAGCAGCAGAGACGTCGTCGAGGCGATGTGGCACGAGATGCAGGATCCGCTCACCCCGATCCTCGCCACCGGGGCGATGGCGAGCGCGCTCGTCGGTTCGCCGATGGACGGTGTGCTGGTCGGGATTGTGCTCTTGGGCAGCGCCGGGATCGCTGCGGGGCAGCGACTCAGCTCGGATCGTCAGCTCAACAAGATGCTCAGCGCCCAGACGCCGCCGGCCCGCGTCACCACGGGACCCGACCAGTTCGAGCTGGTGGCGACCGAGCACCTGACACCGGGAACCATCATCGAGGTCCGTTCTGGTGAGGTGGTTCCCGCCGACGCCCGCGTGCTGACCGCGGTCGCCGTGGAGGTGGACGAATCGTCGCTGACGGGCGAGTCGTTGCCGGTGACCAAAAACCCCGCGCCGACACCGGGCCGCCCGCTGGCCGAGCGAGCCTGCATGATCTACGAGGGCTCGACCGTGCTCAGCGGCGTGTGCCGCGCGGTGGTCGTCGCGGTCGGTGAAGCTACCGCCGCGGGCCGGGCCATGGCGCTGGCTCCGAAACGGCGCGACGAGGTCGGGCTGCACGCACAGCTGGCCTCGGTGACGGCGAAGGTGTTGCCCTGGACCCTCACCGGTGGTGTCGGAGTGATCGCCACCGCGCTGCTGCGTGGGTCGGGCATTCGTGAAGCGGTCACCAGCGGTGTCTACTGCGCGGTCGCCGCCGTGCCGGAAGGCCTTCCGCTGGTGGCGACTCTGGCGCAGCGCGAGGCGGCAAGGCGCCTGACCGAGCGCAACGTTTTGGTCCGGGCTCCGCGGTCGGTCGAGACCCTGGGCCGCGTCGAGGTGGTCTGCTTCGACAAGACCGGGACGCTGAGTGAAAACCGGCTAGTGGTGACGGATATCTCCGCACAGCCGGGTTTCGACGAGGACGTGATTCTCGAGCGCGCGGCGCTGGCCACCCCGGTGGCGGTCACCGAGCACGCTCCGCTGCAGGCGACCGACGCCGCGGTGGTCAATCGAGCCGGAAGTCAGCCAAAGCGCGACCGCGAGTTGCCGTTCCGTGCCGGACGCGCCTACGCGGCCGGACTGGACGGCGACACCCTCGCGGTCAAGGGCGGACCCGAGATCGTCCTGTCGGCGTGCGTCGAGGGTCAGGACGACGACCTGCGTGAGGAGCTGTTGGCACACGTCCACGACATGGCCGCGCGCGGCCTTCGCGTGATCGCGGTCGCCGACAAGACATTGACGGATGCCGAGCTCGAGATCGCGCAGGACAAGGGCCTGGAACCGTTGTGCCGCAATGATTTACGCCTGTTGGGATTCCTCGGGATCACCGACACGCCGCGGCGCGACGCGCGGGAACTCCTGCTCGGACTGGCCAAACGGGACATCGGCGTGCGGGTGATCACGGGCGACCACCCGGCCACCGCCCGCGCCATCGCTCGCGAGATCGGGCTCGACGTTCCGGAAGACTGCATCATCACGGGAGCCCGCTGGGAGCGGTTGTCGATCGCCGAGCGGGCCGAGGTCGTCAAGACCAACGTGATCTATGCGCGGATGTCACCCGAGCAGAAGGTCCAGATCGTCCAGCAGATCAGCAATTCCGGGGTCGTGACCGCGATGGTGGGCGACGGTGCCAACGACGCCGCGGCGATCCGTGCCGCGGCCGTGGGCGTGGGCGTGTCCTCGCACGGCAGCGACCCGGCCCGCGGCGCCGCCGACGTGGTGCTGACCGAGGGCCGCGTCGGAAGCCTCTTGGAGGCGATCGAGGAGGGTCACCGGTTGTGGCAGCAAGCACAAGCCGCGGTCGGGATGTTGTTGGGCGGCAACGCCGGTGAGGTGGCCTTCAACATGTACGGCACGATGGTCCGAGGCATCGCGCCGCTGACGGCCCGGCAGATCCTGCTGGTGAACATCCTGACCGACGTGTTCCCCACGACGGCCGTTGCGGTGAGCGCCGTTCGCAACATGCGACCGCCGTCGGAGCGCGGGATCAACATGGACGATCTGATGCAGACCGTCGCTATCCGCGGGGCCGCCACGACTGTTGGCGCAAGCGCTTCGTGGAGCCTGGCCACCTTTACCCGCGCTGCCCCGCAGCGTGCGGCGACGGTCGGTCTGGTGGGTCTGGTCACGACGCAGCTGGGGCAGACGCTGCTGGATTCCCGCGATCCGCTCGTGATCAGCACCGTCGCCGGCACCTTCGTCGCGATGGCCGCCCTGATTACGACGCCGGGCCTCAGCCAACTCGTCGGGTGCGTCCCGCTGGGTCCGCTGGGGTGGATCGAAGGCGTGGCCCCGGCCGTGGGCCTGACCGTGCTTACCGCCGCCAAGCCGGACTTGTTGCTCCGGATGGCATCGATGATCGGGAAACGCGTCTCGAAATATGGCAACGAGGCCGACAGCGTCTTGACCAGCATGGTGGGGTCGCTGACTACGTGGGCCCAGGAAATCCCGGGTATGGACAGTGGCAATGGAGCCAAGGGCGACCGGGTGCCCCAACTGGAACTCACACCAGCCGGTTAACCGACGACAACAACGAAGAGGTACAGACATGACCACGCTGGACCAAGACCAAAACGGCACGCCCGAAACGGATTCCGGCTCAGACGAGCTGCACGATCAGCTCCACGACGAGCTGCACGACGAGCTCCACGATGAGTTGCACGACGAACTGCACGATGAGTTGCACGAAGAGCTGCACGATGAGCTGGCCGAAGAGCTTCGTGCCGGACCGAGTTTCGCGCAGCGGTGGGCTGCCTACGCCGAGGCGCACCCGAAGTCCAAGCGCGCCCGGACCCTGCGAACCCTGCGGGAGTTGGAATCACGGGCAATCGACTTGCCGGTCATCGGGAAGTTCCACCGGCCCGACAAACACGACGTCGTCTACGTGGTGGGGCTCACTGCGCTGCTGGCGTTCGGGGCCGTGGAGCTGCCGATTGCCCTCGTCGTGCTGGGCGGACATGTGCTGGTCAAGCAGCACTCCAGCCGTTCGCTGGCGGCGGTCGGTGAAGTCATGGAAGACGTCTTCGGCCACCACATCTAAAACGGTGGCCCGCCGCCGGGCGGGCTAATCAAGGTTGCGGCGGTGGAGCGGGCACAACCGGTTTCCCTGCCATGCAATCTTGAAGCTCCTGACTGCCCGGGGCGAAGTCGAAGCCGCAGTTGCACTCATGAACTTGCTGGGGCTTGGGAAGCGAATTGCAAAAGTCGGTGCCAGCCGAGGCCGATGGTGCGGTCCACATCACACCAGCGGCCAATGCTGCCGCTCCGATCGTGGCCATCAATACTCTCGGCTTCATGTTGGGATTCCTTTTCTCGGGAAGACGCCGGGCACTCCGTCGCTGCTGGTTACCGCAGGGACAGCAGTTGTCGCACTACGCTAACCCGCGCTGCCGGATTTTTCTCTTCGCTCGGTCAGGGTGCGGGGTTGAACGCTCACCCGCCCCGGGCGGCGATCATCGCGGAGCGATTGACCTTGGTCGCCGCCGTGCGGGGGATCGCATCGACGAACTCGACCGTCTTGGGTGCCTTGTAGGGCGCGAGCCGGTTCTTGGCGTACTCGATCACCAGCTGCTCGGTGAGCGACGCGCCGTCGGCGGCTTGCACCACGGCATGCACCCGGCGTCCCCACCGTTCGTCGGCGAGCCCGATCACCACGACATCGGCGATGTCAGGGTGGCCGGCAAGGGCCGACTCGACCTCGGCGGGAAAGACATTCGCGCCGCCGCTGACGATCATGTCGACCCGGCGATCGACGAGGTAGAGGAAACCGTCCTCGTCGACGTGGCCGATGTCGCCGGCGGAACGAAAGCCGTCCTCGGTCGATGGCAGCGGTGCGGCGCCGCCGAGGTAGCGATACCCGGCGCTCATCGGCGCGCGCAGGTAGATGTCGCCGTCTTCACCGGTGGGTACCGGGTTTTTGTCGGCGTCCAGAATTCGGATCTCGGTGTCGCGGAAGCCGCGACCGACGCTGCCGGGATGCGACAGCCATTCGTCGCCGCGCAACGCGGTGAGCCCGAGATTCTCGGTCATGCCGTAGGCCGTCACAATCCGTTCGGGGCTGAGCAGTTCGAACCAGGTATGCAGCAGCGAGGGCGGCATCACCGCGGCGCCTTGGAGAATGAAGACGACGCTCGACAGGTCACGCTGCCGGACGTCGGGCCGCGCCGCGATGCGCGCCAGCATGGTCGGCGTGGCCGTGAAGTTGGTGATCCGATAACGTTCGATAACATCCAAAACCAAAGCCGCATCGAACTTTTCGAGTATTACCAGGTGATTGCCGCCGAGCAGCATCAGGAAGGTTGCGAAACCGTTGGTGTGATACATCGGCGCGGGCACCATGATGGTTTGCGGCATCTGCACCGGCGTCCAGTTCGTGATGAACGGTTCGCCCTGCTCGGGAATCCATAGTGACGGAGCCAGGGTGAGGATCACCTTGGGCACCCCGGTCGATCCGCTGCTGCAGATTCCATTCGCGGCGGGGGAGATGGCTTCTGGCAGCGGGTCGCCGGACTCGCCCGCCGCACGGGCGTCCAGCTCCCACCGAGTCTGTTCGTCGACGACGACGGCGGGGTCGATCACCGCGCGCACCCGATCCCGCTCCCAATCCGGCAGATCCCAGTGCATCGGGATCGGGACCGCGCCGATTTTCCAGCATCCCAGCGTGGCCAGCACCAGGTGCACCGAATTTGGAATCGCGAGTGCGACAAGGGAACCCGTTTGTGCGCCGGCGGCCGTCAGGGCCCGCCCCCATTGGTTGGCGCGGGCGTCGAGCTCACCGAACGTCAGCGCCGCCGCGGTGCCGTCGAGCGCGACAACCGTCACCGCCGCCGTGTCGCGCTGGTGTTCGGCGAGCGTGGCGAGTTTGGTGCCGAACGGGACTCCGTTTTCGAACGGATTGGTCGCCGCCGACTCGAGGGGTTGCGTACTGCTCACGCCGATACCGGTTCGCTGAAGAGGGTCTCCAGGGAGCCGTCGCGGACGTCGGAGATCAGGCGCAGCCCGAGCGCCTCGGCGCCCAGCGGCAACCGGATCAGCGGCTGGGTGTGCCGGTCGAGCACGCTGACGTCGGACTCGTCGCAGAAGCCCAGGGCGCCGAGCAACTGGTGGGAGGCGCGCAGCACTTGCCGTGCGGTGTCGGTGGCCTTGAATCGGAGCACCAGCGCGTCAGCGGAATGCACCTGCGCCGGTAGCGATTCCGGTCGGCAAATGGTGTATTTCGCCAGCTCGTGCAGCCCACGTACCGCGACCGAGGCATCCGCGACGGCGAACCGGACGGCCTGGAAGTCCGCCAGCGGCTTGCCGAACTGGATGCGGGCCCGCAGATGGTCAGTGACGATCTGCAGCGAGCGCTGCATTGCTCCCAGAATCCGCCATGATCCCAGCACGAGATGAAGATTAACGTCGGCGGCCGGAACTGTCCCGTCGGGTGCGCTTATTGAGGCCGGCACCAGGAACGGCCCCAGTTTGGCGTTCGTCCGCGACGCGATCTGCAGCTGGTACCGGTTGCCATCCAGGTCGGCGGCGACCCAGGCGCCGGGCAGATCGCCGTGGTCGATGCGCGGCGCCTCGGGATTGACCAGGGCTAGGCGCGCACCGTCGATTGCCAGCAGCTCCTCGACGACGGGATAGGGCAGCGCGTGCGCACCCGCGGTTTGGCAGAGCACTGCCGCGGCAAGCAGGTCGTCGGGACCGGACCGGACTTCGAGCTCGAACGCGCCGAGCTCGCCCAGGGCCGCTCGAGCCGCGTCCCGAACGCTGTCGTCTGTCTCGGCCCGCAGTGCGGCCTGCGGGCCGCCCAGCCGGTCGAACCGTTTGGCGGCGACGGTCGCGAAGTCGCTAATGTCCTGTGGCAGTGTGGTTTTCACCGGTGCTCTCCCAGAGCGGCTCGTGCCACCAGCATGCGCTGCACCTCGATGGTGCCCGATGCCACGGTGGCCGCTTGTGCGTAGCGCCAATGGTCTTCGATGGCCCCGTGCAGCGCTGACGAGGCACCGCTGTCCAGTGCGACCGGGCCCAGCACGTCAAACAGCAGCTCGGCGACCTGCTGATCGCAAGTAGTGGTGGCGATGCGGGCGGCGCTGGCCGCCGCACCGGCCGACGGATCGTCCTGCAGCGACACCGCGCGATAGGCCAGCAGCCTGGCCACCCGCAAGTCGACGAGCGCCCGGACCCACCGAGCCCGAAGCGATTCGGGCAGCCGGTCCCAGTCGTCGCCGAACTCGCTTTGTATCCGATGCAGCAGCGACTCGCAGCGCGCGTAGCGCGCGATGCCGACGCGCTCGAACGCGAGCGCCTCGCGCATCACCCGCCAGCCGTCACCGACCTCGCCGAGAACGTCACCGGGGAACGCCTGCACATCGTCGAGGAACATCTCGTTGAGGTGATGCGGCCCCAGCATCGACGGGATTCCCCGTACCGTGAAACCCTTGCGGTCCATCGGGATCAGAAAAAGGGTGAGCCGCTTGTGCTTCGGGGCGTCGGGGTCGGTGCACGTCGCCAGCACGCACCAGGACGCCATCTGCGCGTACGACGTCCACACCTTCTGGCCGGTGATGCGCCAGCCGTCCCCGTCCGGCACGGCGCGCGTGCGCAACGAGACCAAGTCCGTTCCGGCCTCCGGTTCGGAGAAGCCTTGGCACCAGATCACATCGCCGGACGCGATGGCCGCCAGGTGCTTTGCCTTCTGTTCCTGCGTCCCGTATCGCATCAGCGCCGGGCCGACCCAGTTGACACCCATGTACTGCGGGCCCCGCGGCTCGTGCTGGGCCCACATCTCCTCGCGCAATACCGTCTGTTGCCAGACCGAACCACCGCCGCCGCCATGCTCTTTCGGCCAGGCCAGCGCGAGCAGACCCTCGGAGGCCAGCAGCTTGCAGAACGTCTCGGTGGTGGCGAGGTCTTGCGGATCCTCGGTGCAGGCGCCCAGGAAGTCGGGTGGTACGTGGTGGGCGATCAACTCCCGCAAGCGGTGTCGCAGTTCGACGGCGTCGTCGCCGAGGTCGTAGTCCATCGTCATCCCTTCGGCAACCCGAGCAGTCGCTCGGCGATGATGTTGCGCTGCACCTCCGACGTGCCGCCGTAAATGGTGGCGGCCAGCGCGTCCTGACGTTCGAACAGCAGATCGGAATCGCCGGCCGAACGCGGTCCTTCGGCGGCGGCCGCGAGTTCCCAAACCCGTTGCAAGGTAACCGATCCGAGGAGCTTCATGATGTCGGCTTCCGGGCTGGGCCGGCCGGCCAGTTCGTTGCCCAGTGCGCGGTACCCGGTGGCCCGCAGCGCTTCGGCGTCGGCGAGCAGCGACCCGAGTTCGGTGTAGAGGTCCTGGCTGTCCCCGGTCGCCCCGGCCCCCCGCACCGCGTCGAGTCCGCGCTTGATTTCGACCCAGTTCATGATCCAGATCATCTGGCGTTCATGGTGCAGCGAGGAGAGCGCGACGTTCCAGCCGCCGTTGACCGGACCCAGCAGGTTTTCCGCCGGGATCTCGACGTCGTCGAGGAAGACCTCGCAGAACGTCTCGTCCGAGATCGACGACATCCGAATGGGTTCGATGCGCACGCCGGGGGAGTGCAGGTCGAGGATCAGGCACGAGATGCCACGGTGTTTCGGTGCGTCCGGATCGGTGCGCGCATAGAGTGTGCACCACCGCGATTCGTGGGCCTGTGTGGTCCAGATCTTGTGACCGTTGACCCGGAAGACGTCCCCGTCGCGCTCGGCGCGGGTGCGCAGGCCGGCGAAATCCGACCCGGCCTCCGGCTCGGACATACCGAGCGCCCACCATTCGTCGCCGCGCAGCAGTGGCACCAGCAGGCGCTCGATCTGGTCGGGCGTGCCGAACTGGCGGATGCCGGGTGCGGCGACGCCGGGCCCCTGAATGTTGGGGAGCTTGGGCGCCGACCGCAACGCGCCCTCGATCCGGATCTCCATCGCGTCGCGCAAACCCAGCGATCGACCGCCGTGTTCGCGTGGCCAGGTGGGCTGCAGCCAGCCGCCCTCGAATGCGGCCCGCTGATAGTCGCGGCGCAGCGGGATGTCCCAGCGATACCGGCGGTAATTCTCGTAATAGTCCTGCGGCAGGAACGCGGCCAGCCAGTCGACGAACTCGGCGACCGCCTCGGACGGAGTCGTTGCACTCGTCATGCCGCGCCTCCGGCGAAACGGCAGCCCACCTCGTGGTAGAGCGCGCGACTGTCTCCCAACAGCGCCGCGCCCTGCCAGGCGTGCCGGACGTAGAGGTGTGCGTCGTGCTCCCAGGTCTGCCCCAGCGCACCGTGCACCTGGACCGCGGTGCGGGCACAGCCGGCCGCGGCGTCGCCGGCCGCCGCCTTGGCCAGTGCCGCGGCGGTCCAGGCGTCCGCGGGTGCGGTGTTCGGATCGGCAAGGCGGGCCGCGGCCGCGTAGGTGAGGCTGCGGGCGCGCTCCACGCCGACATAGTTGTCGGCCAGCGCGTGCTTGATGCCCTGGAATGCGCCGATCGGCGTGCCGAATTGACGGCGTGACTTCGCGTACTCGACGGAGAGGTGCAGGGCGGCGCTCGCCGTGCCGACCAGATCGGCGGCGACCGCGACCAACGGCGCGGTCAGCGCCCACTCCAGGTCGACGGGCGCCCAGCCTAAGGGTTCGGCGTCGATCTCGACGTCGGCCAGCGGTTGCGCGGGATCGGTGGACTCGCCCGCGGTGATCGTCACGCCGTCGCCGGTACGCACGGCCACGGCGACATAGCCGTCGATGGATTTGGCCAGCGTGACGACCAGCTCTGCGCGAGACGCGTTGGGGACGGCGACCGCGCGGCCGCGTACCCGTCCGTCGCGCAGCGTCATCGGTGGCCCGGGCAGCCGAGATCCCTTGGCGTGCACCGCCAGGGTGCCAACGGCCCCGCCGGCGATATCGGTGAGCACCGAGTCCAGACCGCACGCCCGCAACACCCCTGCGGCCAGGCCGACGCTGCTGAGCAACGGAATTGGCGCCAGGGCGGCGCCGCACTCCTCGAGAACCACTACCAGTTCGACGGGTCCGTAGTCGTCGACTCCGGGTGCGGCGAGTTCGGTCCAACCGAGGTCGACTACCGTCTTCCACAGAGCGCGCCAGCGCTCCGGATCCGTCAGCGCCTGCCGGGCGGCGTCGGGAGGACATTCGGTACGCAAGATGTCGCGCACGGCGTCGCGCAGCGACAGCTGATCCGAAGTCAGTCCGACATCCATAAGACCCCTAACATAATAAAGATAGTAAACTAGCGACGCTGTTGCAATCGCGCCGAGCATAGGTGGTCGCATGGTCGAGTGGTATCTGTTCCTGCCGCAGGTGCGGTTGTCTGTGGGCGACATCACGGAACGGGCCCGGCATGCCGAAGCCAGTGGCTTCGATGGAATGGCGTTCATCGATCACCTCGAGGCTCCGGGGCTGCCCGGCGAAAGCATTTGGGAGGCAATGGCCGTCGCCACCTGGGTGGCTGCCAAGACGGAGCGGCTGCGGATCGGCCATCTGGTGCTGTGCGACGCCTTTCGGCATCCCGCCGTGCTCGCCAAGCAAGCCGTCAGCCTGTCCGACGCATCGGACGGCCGGTTCGATCTCGGCCTCGGCTCGGGATCCTGGCCCGCCGAGTTCACCAGATTCGATGTCGGTCAGCAGGATCCGGTGGCCCGCGTTCAGCAGCTCGGCCGTCACCTGGCCCTGATCAGGCAGTACTGGGGCGACGGTACCGACGACGACGGAGCGGTTCAGTTGCCGAAGCGCAACCATCCGATACCGCTGGTTCTGGGTGGCAGCGGGCCCCGCTTGATGGAACTCGTTCGCAATTACGCGGATTGGTGGAACCTACAGGCCAATCACATCGACCGGTTGCCCAAGCTGGCTCCGTCGGCGGGAAGCGCCCGGATCTCGGTCCAGCAGATGATCGGCTTCGCCCGGTCGGGCACCGACCCCGACACCGTGCGTGAGGTGAGCATGCGTCGATTCGGCAATCTGGGGGCGGGACTGGTCTGCGGCGACGCCGACGAGCTGACCCAGCACTTCGCGGGTCTGGCCGCCCAGCGGGTCGAGCGCTTCTACGTGTGGTTCGCCGATTTCGCGAACCCGGAGTCCCTGCGCGAGTTCGGCGAAACGGTGATCAAGACGTTCCCTGGCGCCGGCGGGCCTCGTTAGGAACGACCGGCGGTCGAGCGTACGGACCGCGCTGCACCGCGGAAAGCCGGATCTCCGGCAGATCGACCGACGGGTCCACCGTGTCCAGCCAGGCGACGGCCGCGGCGACGTCGGAGATCTGAATCGCGTACATCTCGAAGGGAACGTCCTGCAGCATCTCGGTTTCCACCGGGCCCGGCGTCACGATGTGCACGGCGATGCCGTCGCGGTCGACTTCGAGCGCCAGTGCCCGGGCGAACGCATTCATGCCCGCTTTCGACGCGGAGTAGGCGGTACGAGCCATCATCGGCTCGTGGGCCGCCGACGAGGAGATGAACACGA encodes:
- a CDS encoding hotdog fold thioesterase, whose protein sequence is MTAPSDDAEVTRGDRFIKTAVEILRETGRTDFTVQEVVARSKTSLRAFYQHFSSKDELLLALFDRTISQSVLTWRAEAAGLDSTAALKLLIDRISQQPESSTQDSLNRALGLYNQHLADTRPREYARVLSPLYQLIRDIVGQGITEGVFSPGLGTGESAAIVMQTMMGAQRLHWLGAELNGSPVDAGQLYDFCSRALGIRDTDDETGPPSLAELFAAIGLRAGSRNGEFAMTMPVSPNVVNTSGALQGGLIATLVDVAGGQYGLDFLQPGTTMTTADLFVRYLRPIRQGAAFAVPRMLRAGRRAMVMQIDIYGDGDDEVAATATVNFAIINGATPKGLRADT
- a CDS encoding cation-translocating P-type ATPase; the protein is MVIEPIVSGLRMVVAGGAAAAAELLGGDRPRRRWSGNGRGWIELRIPEEDRSSEYATVLERTIGSTTGVTRTQVNWPLSRLIVDIDENGPTVDDLALMVEAIERAFTQKAARNEPSDEFAPQPPVRLPVIDIPGDGAEVVNRMSLLGAKAVSLGVTTFLQVTRMPRLPRAFAAATTFAEAQPDVRRVFERALGRGRADALLALGTAVTQSLGHTPSVIAADMCLRSLRLIEALSAVEAWNEHEPQLALSAEAEPHPETRRPRPVPDTASENYARAATAAGLAGAIALTVSGGAALASEAVIVAAPRALNYARESFATTFCAGLNRYHHTLVMRPDAIRRLDGVDVLIVDPAVLVGETLRVAEISGVDGELRTKVWQCAQTDVNDGLLDAGVHTGCSLSPAHQLPELHDLEVVVARNADPYAEPLMAAARGADLKLVSVDRADAGHLRGTFDELLPVDDGDVDLTIYGAVRQLQADGKIVAVVGRDLRRAFAAADLGLAVWPAGRGAPAWMADVLMPDLKVACRIIDAIPAAKSAARRGVELAAAGTLLGSLTLLPGVRAAGVRPSIAAAAIALIPGYVIGRGVAMQPDPAAAADTEWHALDADQAQAQIRALWPELANPVPVAAQVPQTRMQALAAGFADSSRDVVEAMWHEMQDPLTPILATGAMASALVGSPMDGVLVGIVLLGSAGIAAGQRLSSDRQLNKMLSAQTPPARVTTGPDQFELVATEHLTPGTIIEVRSGEVVPADARVLTAVAVEVDESSLTGESLPVTKNPAPTPGRPLAERACMIYEGSTVLSGVCRAVVVAVGEATAAGRAMALAPKRRDEVGLHAQLASVTAKVLPWTLTGGVGVIATALLRGSGIREAVTSGVYCAVAAVPEGLPLVATLAQREAARRLTERNVLVRAPRSVETLGRVEVVCFDKTGTLSENRLVVTDISAQPGFDEDVILERAALATPVAVTEHAPLQATDAAVVNRAGSQPKRDRELPFRAGRAYAAGLDGDTLAVKGGPEIVLSACVEGQDDDLREELLAHVHDMAARGLRVIAVADKTLTDAELEIAQDKGLEPLCRNDLRLLGFLGITDTPRRDARELLLGLAKRDIGVRVITGDHPATARAIAREIGLDVPEDCIITGARWERLSIAERAEVVKTNVIYARMSPEQKVQIVQQISNSGVVTAMVGDGANDAAAIRAAAVGVGVSSHGSDPARGAADVVLTEGRVGSLLEAIEEGHRLWQQAQAAVGMLLGGNAGEVAFNMYGTMVRGIAPLTARQILLVNILTDVFPTTAVAVSAVRNMRPPSERGINMDDLMQTVAIRGAATTVGASASWSLATFTRAAPQRAATVGLVGLVTTQLGQTLLDSRDPLVISTVAGTFVAMAALITTPGLSQLVGCVPLGPLGWIEGVAPAVGLTVLTAAKPDLLLRMASMIGKRVSKYGNEADSVLTSMVGSLTTWAQEIPGMDSGNGAKGDRVPQLELTPAG